Proteins encoded by one window of Cydia splendana chromosome 14, ilCydSple1.2, whole genome shotgun sequence:
- the LOC134796987 gene encoding uncharacterized protein LOC134796987, with product METVVSPRIAMDNETAIQLIKLYERHRVLWDPLHKKYYDRNVKQDAWNVISAKLGIAVEDLKKKITCLTGSYRREKSRHKNSLTTGSDKFTPRPTLETTLALLRIPWTAKRTNASILSQLDIKTRLSTICRHRLLAYFGHVMRRGAESLEKLVVIGGVEGKRGRGRSPTRWTDQELSTARESAATETNENNVTNENNETNEHNETNENNETNENNETNKNNETNENNKTNDSNATSTSQLSANTDLPTASSANRKRKATKKKAEASSVLDTTNDDILLQNSLDVLNTTDDTYDVVGKLVASELRKYDPRTLTCVKKYIMDIIFDADMGRFQSNYGYFTQQSQNESSSASNYASSTYIHTPSPQTPIPSPQAPTPSPQAPIPSPQAPMPSPQAPTPSPQAPIPSPQAPMPSPQAPTPSPQAPIPSPQAPTPSPQAPMPSPQAPTPSPQAPMPSPQAPTPSPQAPMPSPQAPTPSPQAPIPSPQAPTRNQFAAPALDLIFNNDFP from the exons ATGGAGACGGTCGTGTCGCCTCGGATCGCAATGGACAACGAAACTGCTATTCAATTGATAAAATTATACGAGCGGCACCGTGTTCTCTGGGATCcgttacataaaaaatattacgacAGAAATGTGAAACAGGATGCGTGGAACGTTATTAGTGCCAAATTGGGGATTGCAGTGGAAGATTTAAAAAAGAAGATTACCTGTCTCACGGGGTCGTACCGACGAGAAAAGTCACGACATAAGAACAGCTTGACCACGGGATCAG ACAAATTTACTCCACGTCCTACATTAGAGACTACGTTG GCTCTGCTTAGGATACCGTGGACGGCCAAGCGCACAAATGCGTCTATTCTTTCCCAACTGGACATCAAAACACGATTGTCCACCATCTGCCGACATCGGTTGCTGGCATACTTTGGCCATGTAATGCGAAGAGGAGCTGAGAGTCTCGAGAAACTGGTCGTGATTGGTGGAGTGGAAGGCAAGAGAGGTCGCGGTCGCTCGCCAACCAGGTGGACTGACCAA GAATTATCAACGGCGAGGGAGTCGGCGGCGACAGAAACTAATGAAAATAATGTAACTAATGAAAATAATGAAACTAATGAACATAATGAAACTAATGAAAATAATGAAACTAATGAAAATAAtgaaactaataaaaataatgaaactaatgaaaataataaaacgaatgacTCTAATGCAACATCAACAAGTCAACTATCTGCAAATACTGATCTGCCTACTGCCAGCTCTGCCAATCGCAAAAGGAAGGCCACTAAAAAGAAGGCAGAAGCCTCATCCGTTTTAGACACTACCAACGACGACATATTACTACAGAATTCTTTGGATGTACTTAATACCACCGATGATACGTATGATGTCGTCGGAAAATTAGTAGCATCTGAATTAAGAAAATATGACCCCCGCACTTTAACATGCGTAAAGAAATATATAATGGACATAATTTTCGACGCAGACATGGGAAGATTTCAGAGCAATTATGGATATTTTACGCAGCAATCTCAAAATGAGTCATCTTCTGCATCCAACTACGCATCTTCAACATATATTCACACGCCCAGCCCGCAAACACCCATACCAAGCCCGCAAGCACCCACGCCCAGCCCGCAAGCACCCATACCAAGCCCGCAAGCACCCATGCCAAGCCCGCAAGCACCCACGCCCAGCCCGCAAGCACCTATACCAAGCCCGCAAGCACCCATGCCAAGCCCGCAAGCACCCACGCCCAGCCCGCAAGCACCCATACCAAGCCCGCAAGCACCCACGCCCAGCCCGCAAGCACCCATGCCAAGCCCGCAAGCACCCACGCCCAGCCCGCAAGCACCCATGCCAAGCCCGCAAGCACCCACGCCCAGCCCGCAAGCACCCATGCCAAGCCCGCAAGCACCCACGCCCAGCCCGCAAGCACCTATACCAAGCCCGCAAGCCCCAACACGAAACCAGTTTGCGGCACCGGCACTAGATTTAATCTTTAACAATGATTTTCCTTAA